The stretch of DNA TGCGGTTGAATTCGGACTCACGGGTGTGGCTCATAAGCCAGATTCGTATGAAATTTGCTTCATTCCAGACAACGATTACAGACGGTTTTTACGGGATCGTGTGCCTGGGTTGAATCAGCGGGTAAGTAACGGGCCAATCATTCTTTCGGATGGTACGGAAGTTGGCCGTCACGATGGATACCCATTCTATACCATTGGGCAGCGCCATGGATTAAATCTTGCACTTGGTTATCCAGTCTATGTCTCTGCAATTGATCCAGAAACCAATACAATTACCGTGGGGCCTCGTGAAGAGTTATTCAAACAGACGTTAGTTGCAGACAAGATCAATCTTGTGAAGTACCCGTCAATCTCAAAGGAACAACCCGCACTGGCCAAGATTCGATATAATGACCCAGGGGCCCCTTGTTTGGTTCAGCAGACAGCGGCCGACGAGCTTCAGGTGTCGTTCATGGAGTCGCGGGCGGCAATTACTCCAGGCCAGTCTGTCGTCGTGTATGAGGGAGAGGATCTACTGGCTGGTGGCTGGATCCAGCGTGTTTTTGAGGGGGCGGAGACGATGGCGGCATCCCAAAACTGAGACGAATGCGACTAATCGTACTCATCCTGTTGACGACGCTGGGAGCATCCTGCCAGACGAGTCATGTACCCGATACCAATACAGAAACTACTGATACAGAAAAAATGGGTAATCAGATTCGAGGAACTGGGAAGATTGTGTGGAATAATTTTGAGGGTGGATTTTTTGGTATTGTAGATCAAGCAGGTACACGATATTATCCCCTTAATCCACTTGATGAAGAACTACAGGTAGACGGTATAGCCGTAAGCTATGTACTTAGTCTCAAGCCTGGTGTAATGACGACCGTGATGTGGGGAATGCCGGTTTCAGTGATCAGCATCGAGAAAATAAACCGTTGAGACAGGCTCAGCTCCGTGCTTATGCGATTCATTTTTATGTTCGCAGTACTTCTTGGGACGGTCGACGGCGCTTCTGCGCAAACGCATCCACCTCTGACCATTCCACGAGTAGCAGGCCCAGTCACCCTGGACGGCATGAGCATCGAAGCCGCTTGGGATTCGGTTGTGCCTTGGATCCCGGTACAGTACGAGCCCAACAATGGCATGCCGGCGACCGAACGAACCGAGTTCCTGGTAGCCTACGACAACGAGTATGTGTACCTCGCGCTGCGCGCGTTCGACAGCGACCCCGACGGGCTTCGTGCTAATACCCTTTACCGCGACCGCCTGAGCGGAGATGATCATTTCGAAATCCTGCTTGATACGTTTAACGATGGTGAGACTGCGCTGCTCTTTACAACGACCCCAGCCGGTATACGTAAGGATGCGGCTATTTCCAATGATGCAAGCGGAGGTGGAATCTCTTCCGGTGGCTGGATAAACGGAGATTTCAACACGTACTGGGACGTAGCCACGACCATTGATCCCGAAGGGTGGTTCGCTGAAATTCGTGTTCCGATCAGCAGTTTGCGATTCCAAAATAAAGAGGATGCCGTGGTAATGGGAATCGCTCTCCAGCGCAAGATTGCGCGCAAAACCGAGCGTGTGGTGTTCCCCCCTGTACCGCCAATAACCGATTGGGCCTTTCTCAAACCCTCCTTGGCCCAAAAAATCGAGTTTGAGGGCATCAAGTCTGAGCGGCCGCTTTACGTGACCGCCTATGGTCTGGGCGGTACTGAATCGCGGCCTAATGCCGCCCAGGATATGCGCACCAACTCTTGGAAGGGTGGGCTGGATCTAAAATACGGATTGACCAATAACGTGACGGCCGACTTGACATTCAATACCGATTTCGCCCAAGTGGAAGCAGATGACCAACAGGTCAATCTGACGCGATTTTCCCTGTTCTATCCTGAGAAAAGGCAGTTCTTCCAGGAGCGTTCGGGACTGTTTGACTTTCGTGTAGGAAGCCAAAGCCGACTCTTTCACAGTCGACGCATCGGTCTGGATGACGATGGTCAGCCCGTACGTATCTGGGGCGGTGGACGCACGGTGGGCCGCATCGGCGGATGGGATTTTGGGCTGCTGAGTATGCAAACCGGCGTCAGTGACACACGATCCTCAGAAAATTTCGGCGTCCTACGGCTACGCCGTCAGATGCCTGACGGACTTAGCCGGCTCGGTGGCATGCTTACGAGCCGACTGGGACGGAACGGCAATTACAACTTGGCTTTTGGCCTCGATGGGATTGTCCATTTGAAGGGTGAAGACTTTCTGATCTATCAATGGTCGCAATCCATTGACCACGAAGCGGGAGATGTCGACTTATTTGACGCTACGCGCGTTGCCATATCTGCAGAACGGCGGAGGCGGCGGGGATGGGGCTATAATTCGATCGCAGAATGGGCCGGCCCCACATACGATCCGGGCATAGGATTCACGCAACGAATCAATTACTTTCTTGTGGATCATACGATGTCGTACACCTGGATCAAGGGCTCAGACTCTCCCCTGATCTGGCACCGGCCTGGCTTGCGCGGATTTGTTTTTTTCAGCCCGTCCTTTGAGATCGAAACTGCCGAAATAGGTCCAGAGTGGGATTTCGTAGCCAAGAGTGGTGCGGGAGGCGGCGTAGAATTCAAGATCCAATCTGAACTCCTAGAGGCACCCTTTGCGCTGTCAGACAAAGTGCAGATCCCAGCCGGTCGATACAATTTTTTTCGTATAGGAGCAAAATACAATGTATCACACACAAGACTCCTCCAAATTCGTCCCCACGTTCAAACCGGTGCATTTTACGATGGCTGGCAAGTGGCCGTGGGTGCCGCACCGATCTGGTATTTGTCGAAGCATCTTGAACTGTCTGGTTCCTATCAGTTGACGCGAATCCGCTTTCCGTCGCGCGATGATACGTTTCTAGCACACTTGGCTCGCCTTCGAATTGGCAGTGCTCTGAATGCCAAGTTCAGCGCAAACGTCTTTATCCAACTCAATAGCATTCAGCACGTAGTCAGTGGTAACATACGCGTGCGGTACAATTTCAGGGAAGGCAACGACCTGTGGGTGGTCTATAACCAGAACCTTGATACGGATCGGGACCGAGTGCTGCCTCGCCTCCCATCGACAGAAGGACACACCGTGCTCGTCAAATACACGCACACCTTTCACTATTGATTGCGGTACAACTACGACAGGGTCGTCGTCAAGGGGGGATCTGGCAGGCTGACTGTAGCAGTAGTGGGATCTTGAGGGTGTGTTCCGGTGAATAGT from Rhodothermaceae bacterium encodes:
- the mnmA gene encoding tRNA 2-thiouridine(34) synthase MnmA, with amino-acid sequence MSGGVDSSVAAVLLHKQGYEVIGITMKTWDYSGSAPRRSGKEVGCCTLESMNDARQIALTHGFTHFIVDIREEFGDWVIERFTEEYLAGRTPNPCVLCNTHIKWDALLRRADDLECPQIATGHYAQVREEDGRFILSCGLDKQKDQSYALWGLPQEQLARTIFPLGHYEKSKIRELAVEFGLTGVAHKPDSYEICFIPDNDYRRFLRDRVPGLNQRVSNGPIILSDGTEVGRHDGYPFYTIGQRHGLNLALGYPVYVSAIDPETNTITVGPREELFKQTLVADKINLVKYPSISKEQPALAKIRYNDPGAPCLVQQTAADELQVSFMESRAAITPGQSVVVYEGEDLLAGGWIQRVFEGAETMAASQN
- a CDS encoding carbohydrate binding family 9 domain-containing protein, giving the protein MRFIFMFAVLLGTVDGASAQTHPPLTIPRVAGPVTLDGMSIEAAWDSVVPWIPVQYEPNNGMPATERTEFLVAYDNEYVYLALRAFDSDPDGLRANTLYRDRLSGDDHFEILLDTFNDGETALLFTTTPAGIRKDAAISNDASGGGISSGGWINGDFNTYWDVATTIDPEGWFAEIRVPISSLRFQNKEDAVVMGIALQRKIARKTERVVFPPVPPITDWAFLKPSLAQKIEFEGIKSERPLYVTAYGLGGTESRPNAAQDMRTNSWKGGLDLKYGLTNNVTADLTFNTDFAQVEADDQQVNLTRFSLFYPEKRQFFQERSGLFDFRVGSQSRLFHSRRIGLDDDGQPVRIWGGGRTVGRIGGWDFGLLSMQTGVSDTRSSENFGVLRLRRQMPDGLSRLGGMLTSRLGRNGNYNLAFGLDGIVHLKGEDFLIYQWSQSIDHEAGDVDLFDATRVAISAERRRRRGWGYNSIAEWAGPTYDPGIGFTQRINYFLVDHTMSYTWIKGSDSPLIWHRPGLRGFVFFSPSFEIETAEIGPEWDFVAKSGAGGGVEFKIQSELLEAPFALSDKVQIPAGRYNFFRIGAKYNVSHTRLLQIRPHVQTGAFYDGWQVAVGAAPIWYLSKHLELSGSYQLTRIRFPSRDDTFLAHLARLRIGSALNAKFSANVFIQLNSIQHVVSGNIRVRYNFREGNDLWVVYNQNLDTDRDRVLPRLPSTEGHTVLVKYTHTFHY